In Helianthus annuus cultivar XRQ/B chromosome 9, HanXRQr2.0-SUNRISE, whole genome shotgun sequence, the following are encoded in one genomic region:
- the LOC118481675 gene encoding uncharacterized protein LOC118481675: MNDAAAAVNGSDNAKMENKTGTAQDSQRSRSGGLPRLACFTSPTIHKAINASRLRMPSPRIGFFDMEPGSVHDFFRFNERQLQSSNLSGVSAKVGKTGKKNWVNLSGPSRDRLRKMLSFDVELYDWATLWPISLMDDPVV; encoded by the exons ATGAACGATGCAGCAGCAGCTGTTAACGGGTCAGATAATGCGAAAATGGAAAATAAAACTGGAACAG CACAAGATTCCCAGAGGTCTCGATCGGGTGGTCTTCCTAGGCTAGCGTGCTTTACATCTCCTACAATTCATAAAGCAATAAACGCTTCACGTCTTCGTATGCCATCTCCGAGGATTGGATTCTTTGATATG GAGCCAGGAAGTGTACATGACTTTTTTCGTTTTAATGAAAGACAACTCCAGTCATCTAATCTTTCTGGTGTTTCCGCAAAAGTTGGAAAAACAGGGAAGAAGAACTGGGTCAACCTTAGTGGGCCGTCCAGAGACAGGCTGAGAAAGATGTTATCATTTGATGTTGAGTTGTATGATTGGGCTACACTGTGGCCAATTTCTCTAATGGATGACCCGGTGGTTTAA
- the LOC110875710 gene encoding uncharacterized protein LOC110875710, which produces MPNVLGDHNQHFIDISKEDDYLLSFHSLQDVQVSDNCASRRRSLLRKSFGWDSALITSEGLLNHEELVKVNKGFKKLNPTTQNDAKISTKIAGAFKKMDICSRNKDTVTSHVKLFSSRQTNNNSAVGRSDNGVKVVNKTRKAKDSKMSSTCFTSPTVQKIVHRPYESPYTAKRSTKIVSCNSCKKINVCSQNKKQDTVTRLPKLQTNNNATVVKTEKKTEKVHDSKRSPSCGLPKLTCFTSPTLQKTVNHSYEPSSSKNLSIRGKVNPKNTTLVNSPTSVLRFPLSPSSTSLASFDEGESLSSSGPKRNIKSSGLCTPSPTIGFFDSISKDNAHGDVQSEPRRQSLLRKSLAWDSAFFTSAGLLNPEELCMLNEGFKKSKPTSPKDTKRSKAATKIGGNQSNSVCK; this is translated from the exons ATGCCGAATGTTCTTGGAGACCATAATCAACACTTTATAGATATTTCTAAAGAAGATGATTACCTACTTTCGTTTCATTCCCTTCAAGATGTTCAAGTTTCAG ATAATTGCGCATCGAGAAGGCGAAGTTTGTTGCGTAAAAGCTTCGGTTGGGATAGCGCGTTGATCACTAGTGAAG GTCTGTTGAATCATGAGGAGTTGGTTAAGGTTAATAAAGGTTTCAAGAAATTAAATCCTACAACTCAAAACGATGCTAAAATATCTACGAAAATTGCTGGCG CATTCAAAAAGATGGATATCTGCTCTCGAAACAAG GATACGGTGACAAGTCATGTAAAGCTATTTTCATCTAGACAGACTAACAACAATTCAGCTGTCGGAAGATCAGATAACGGTGTTAAAGTTGTTAATAAAACCAGAAAGG CAAAAGATTCCAAGATGTCGTCGACCTGTTTTACATCTCCTACAGTTCAAAAAATCGTTCATCGTCCGTACGAATCACCTTATACTGCTAAACGATCAACCAAAATTGTCAGCTGTAACT CATGCAAGAAGATTAACGTATGCTCTCAAAATAAG AAACAAGACACAGTGACGAGGCTTCCGAAGCTCCAGACTAACAACAATGCAACTGTTGTTAAAACAGaaaagaaaaccgaaaagg TACACGATTCCAAGAGGTCTCCATCGTGTGGTCTTCCTAAACTAACCTGTTTTACATCTCCTACACTTCAAAAAACCGTTAATCATTCGTATGAACCGTCTTCTAGTAAGAATTTATCTATCCGAGGGAAAGTCAATCCCAAAAACACGACATTGGTCAACTCTCCTACCTCGGTCCTCCGTTTTCCTTTGTCGCCTTCTAGCACGTCTCTTGCTAGCTTTGACGAAGGAGAATCTTTATCTTCAAGTGGACCAAAAAGAAACATAAAATCCTCAGGTCTTTGTACGCCATCACCAACGATCGGATTCTTTGATTCGATTTCTAAAGATAATGCACACGGGGACGTTCAATCCGAGCCAAGAAGACAAAGTTTGTTGCGTAAAAGCTTAGCATGGGATAGTGCCTTCTTCACTAGTGCAG GATTGTTGAATCCAGAAGAGTTGTGTATGTTAAATGAAGGTTTCAAGAAATCGAAACCTACAAGTCCAAAAGATACTAAAAGATCAAAAGCCGCAACAAAAATTGGTGGCAACCAATCAAATAGTGTGTGTAAGTAG